From the Lolium rigidum isolate FL_2022 chromosome 2, APGP_CSIRO_Lrig_0.1, whole genome shotgun sequence genome, one window contains:
- the LOC124689822 gene encoding FBD-associated F-box protein At4g13985-like, which translates to MWPSSRLVSLGGDDSALPPTMRHGLAPDTLTPAMNLVLNFLYAYLPQPPISTAVSLCCAAHDDNSADRVSRLPDDLLRRVVSLLPAKDGARTTALSSRWRHLWRSTPLLLVDTHLLPGGDAELRPARAGAASRAVTDAVSAALESHPGPFPFASLTCSFMDLADRRQLARWFQLLATKGVDELVFLNRPWPVPGLPLPSAIFSCASLRRLCIGTWVFPDTATVPRGAAFPNLREVLLGCTIIEDKDLEFVLAVSPVLEMLAVVGSQTQLHARLASRSIRCAQFCLSILEEVAVVDAPSLERLFLWRNFSQRRRRVSKFSTILKIAHAPNLLILGYLEPGVHMLQIGNTIIKAGTKASTRTTVSSVQMLALHLQFEVYDQVKMLPSFLRCFPSIETLISEETLEPSSNLGLKFWKDIIPIDCVKSHLKILYLRELQGTKNEFDFLMFIAENAQKLEKMFIVLKNVLSYTSREAVATELNALDSANWASGSCKTLFKFSRAHGGGSAWNLKTGSDFSCPDPFCCV; encoded by the exons ATGTGGCCAAGCTCCCGCCTCGTCTCTCTCGGCGGGGACGATTCCGCGCTGCCCCCGACGATGCGCCACGGCCTGGCTCCGGACACGCTCACCCCCGCCATGAACCTCGTCCTCAACTTCCTCTACGCCTACCTCCCCCAACcccccatctccaccgccgtctccctctgctgcgccgcccacgacgacaacAGCGCCGACCGGGTCAGCCGCCTCCCCGACGACCTCCTCCGCCGCGTGGTCTCCCTTCTCCCCGCCAAGGACGGCGCCCGCACCACCGCGCTCTCCTCACGCTGGCGCCACCTCTGGCGCTCCACCCCGCTCCTCCTCGTCGACACCCACCTCCTCCCGGGGGGCGACGCGGAGCTTCGGCCCGCCCGCGCCGGCGCAGCCTCGCGCGCCGTCACCGACGCCGTCTCCGCGGCCCTCGAGTCACATCCCGGGCCCTTCCCCTTCGCAAGCCTCACTTGCAGCTTCATGgacctcgccgaccgccgccagCTCGCGCGCTGGTTCCAGCTCCTCGCCACCAAGGGCGTCGACGAGCTCGTCTTCCTCAACCGCCCCTGGCCCGTCCCCGGCCTGCCCCTCCCTTCCGCGATCTTCAGCTGCGCATCCCTCCGCCGCCTCTGCATCGGCACCTGGGTGTTTCCGGACACTGCCACCGTCCCGCGCGGCGCGGCCTTCCCCAACCttcgcgaggtcctcctcggctGCACCATCATCGAGGACAAGGACCTGGAGTTCGTGCTTGCCGTGAGCCCCGTGCTGGAGATGCTCGCCGTCGTCGGAAGCCAGACCCAGCTGCACGCTCGTCTCGCCAGCCGCAGCATAAGGTGCGCGCAGTTCTGCTTGTCCATCCTCGAGGAAGTCGCCGTGGTGGATGCCCCTAGCCTGGAGAGGCTCTTCCTCTGGAGAAATTTtagccagcgccgccgccgcgtcagcAAATTCAGCACCATACTCAAGATTGCCCATGCCCCTAACCTGCTTATTCTCGGATACCTGGAACCAGGAGTGCACATGCTGCAGATCGGCAACACCATCATCAAG GCTGGAACAAAGGCAAGCACACGCACCACTGTCTCAAGCGTCCAGATGTTGGCCTTGCACCTGCAGTTCGAAGTGTACGATCAAGTCAAGATGCTTCCCAGTTTCCTCAGATGCTTTCCTAGCATCGAGACACTGATT TCTGAAGAAACTCTTGAACCCAGTAGCAACCTTGGTCTCAAATTCTGGAAGGACATAATTCCTATTGACTGTGTCAAGTCGCACCTCAAAATTTTGTATCTCCGCGAGCTTCAAGGGACAAAGAATGAGTTTGATTTCCTCATGTTCATCGCGGAGAATGCACAGAAGTTGGAGAAGATGTTCATTGTGTTAAAAAATGTCCTAAGTTACACTTCGAGGGAAGCGGTGGCTACCGAACTGAACGCTCTTGACTCTGCTAATTGGGCTAGCGGGTCCTGCAAAACGCTATTCAAGTTCAGTAGAGCTCATGGAGGAGGCAGTGCTTGGAACCTCAAAACGGGATCAGATTTCTCTTGTCCTGATCCTTTTTGCTGCGTATGA
- the LOC124686615 gene encoding FBD-associated F-box protein At4g13985-like: MWPSSRLVSLGEEDSALPPTMRHGLAPDTLTPAMNLVLNFLYAYLPQPPISTAVSLCSAADDDNSADRVSRLPDDLLRRVVSLLPAKDGARTTALSSRWRHLWRSTPLLLVDTHLLPGGDAELRPARAGAASRAVTDAVSAALESHPGPFPFASLTCSFMDLADRRQLARWFQLLATKGVDELVFLNRPWPVPGLPLPSAIFSCASLRRLCIGTWVFPDTATVPRGAAFPNLREIVLGCTIMKDKDLEFVLAVSPVLEMLAVVGSQTQLHARLASRSLRCAQFCLSILEEVAVVDAPGLERLFLWRNFSQRRRRVSKFSTILKIAHAPKLLILGYLEPGVHMLQIGNTIIKAGTKASTRTTVSSVQMLALHLQFEVYDQVKMLPSFLRCFPSIETLISEETLEPSSNLGLKFWKDTIPIDCVKSHLKILYLRELQGTKNEFDFLMFIAENAQKLEKMFIVLKNVLSYTSREAVATELNALDSANWASGSCKTLFNFSRAHGGGSAWNLKTGSDFSCPDPFCCV, encoded by the exons ATGTGGCCAAGCTCCCGCCTCGTCTCTCTCGGCGAGGAGGATTCGGCGCTGCCCCCGACGATGCGGCACGGCCTGGCTCCGGACACGCTCACCCCCGCCATGAACCTCGTCCTCAACTTCCTCTACGCCTACCTCCCCCAACcccccatctccaccgccgtctccctctgctccgccgccgacgacgacaaCAGCGCCGACCGGGTCAGCCGCCTCCCCGACGACCTCCTCCGCCGCGTGGTCTCCCTTCTCCCCGCCAAGGACGGCGCCCGCACCACCGCGCTCTCCTCACGCTGGCGCCACCTCTGGCGCTCCACCCCGCTCCTCCTCGTCGACACCCACCTCCTCCCGGGGGGCGACGCGGAGCTTCGGCCCGCCCGCGCCGGCGCAGCCTCGCGCGCCGTCACCGACGCCGTCTCCGCGGCCCTCGAGTCACATCCCGGGCCCTTCCCCTTCGCAAGCCTCACTTGCAGCTTCATGgacctcgccgaccgccgccagCTCGCGCGCTGGTTCCAGCTCCTCGCCACCAAGGGCGTCGACGAGCTCGTCTTCCTCAACCGCCCCTGGCCCGTCCCCGGCCTGCCCCTCCCTTCCGCGATCTTCAGCTGCGCATCCCTCCGCCGCCTCTGCATCGGCACCTGGGTGTTTCCGGACACGGCCACTGTCCCGCGCGGCGCTGCCTTCCCCAACCTTCGCGAGATCGTCCTCGGCTGCACCATCATGAAGGACAAGGACCTGGAGTTCGTGCTTGCCGTGAGCCCCGTGCTGGAGATGCTCGCGGTAGTCGGAAGCCAGACCCAGCTGCACGCTCGTCTCGCCAGCCGCAGCCTAAGGTGCGCGCAGTTCTGCTTGTCCATCCTCGAGGAAGTCGCCGTGGTGGATGCCCCCGGCCTGGAGAGGCTCTTCCTCTGGAGAAATTTTAGCCAGCGCCGCCGTCGCGTCAGCAAATTCAGCACCATACTCAAGATTGCCCATGCCCCTAAGCTGCTTATTCTCGGATACCTGGAACCGGGAGTGCACATGCTCCAGATCGGCAACACCATCATCAAG GCTGGAACAAAGGCAAGCACACGCACCACTGTCTCAAGCGTCCAGATGTTGGCCTTGCACCTGCAGTTCGAAGTCTACGATCAAGTCAAGATGCTTCCCAGTTTCCTCAGGTGCTTTCCTAGCATCGAGACACTGATT TCTGAAGAAACTCTTGAACCCAGTAGCAACCTTGGTCTCAAATTCTGGAAGGACACGATTCCTATTGACTGTGTCAAGTCGCACCTCAAAATTTTGTATCTCCGCGAGCTGCAAGGGACCAAGAATGAGTTTGATTTCCTCATGTTCATCGCGGAGAATGCACAGAAGTTGGAGAAGATGTTCATTGTGTTAAAAAATGTCCTAAGTTACACTTCAAGGGAAGCGGTGGCTACCGAACTGAACGCTCTTGACTCTGCTAACTGGGCTAGCGGGTCCTGCAAAACGCTATTCAATTTCAGTAGAGCTCATGGAGGAGGCAGTGCTTGGAACCTCAAAACGGGATCAGATTTCTCTTGTCCTGATCCTTTTTGCTGCGTATGA